In one window of Camelina sativa cultivar DH55 chromosome 15, Cs, whole genome shotgun sequence DNA:
- the LOC104746715 gene encoding defensin-like protein 46, whose product MCSTKTLVTCFLVIILAVSLSNNDVLASGIKNFSIDHCDTRCYGGDECMNYCIKAGFRSGQCGSLCIPCSFKCCCQK is encoded by the exons ATGTGTAGTACTAAAACTTTGGTGACTTGTTTCCTTGTAATAATACTTGCAGTTTCGTTGTCTAACAATGACGTTTTGGCTTCAG GGATCAAGAATTTCTCAATTGACCATTGCGATACTCGGTGTTACGGAGGGGATGAATGTATGAACTACTGTATTAAAGCTGGATTTAGAAGTGGACAATGTGGTTCTCTTTGTATTCCATGTTCTTTCAAATGTTGTTGCCAAAAGTAG